CTCAATCAGGCTATTTCTGGGCAGCGCCCACTCCCAGCGATCGCCAGAACCGATCTCAGCCACGGCAAATATCCCCTTGGTTTCACGCTGCGCGAAAATCAGTCTTGCTCGTTGCACATTCCCCTGCTGCGATCGCTCGTTTGTCTAGAAATCGTAGCCACCTTTCATCGCTCAACGACTAGCTGCTTGACGTTCCGGTTCTGTGTTCAAGAAACAGTAACCTATAGTTTCGATTTTTATCCGCACACCGCCCAACTCGCTGTGGGTCAACTGTTTCACCTGGTGTTGGTGCTGACTTCGCAACAAACCATGAGCGTGTATGTGAACAACCAACTGCTCCCTGACACTCCCCAACACACCCTATCAGAGCCATTGGACGAGTTGGTGCTAGGGTATGACGCATCCGCAGTGGAGTTGCAAATGCTAAGGGTGTTTGAACCACAAAGAACTGAAGCTCCTGATCCAGCTATCAATCGGGCGATCGCCTTACCGCCACCTGTCCCAACGACTGTCTCAGCCCCGGATACTTCACCAGAAACGATGGATGCTCCTCCCTTTCTGCGGGATTTGCCAGCCCAGTTTGAGCCATTGCGATCGCTCCTAGCAGCCAATCTGGTTCCCTACATCAAAATTCAGGCTGGGACAGAAGTGGGCAGCCTCGATTGGCTCAACGGCGGCACTGGCGACCCGCTCACCGTCTGGCAAAGTAAGATTGGTGGCAATCCCTATTTCCCCAAAGATCGGGAGTATCCCACCGAGTCGGATACGGGTAAAGCCATGCCACTGCTGCTGCAAATCAATTGTGCAGATGTCCCACCGATTGCCGGATTTGATTTTCCTCAACAGGGTATGCTGCAATTTTATCTGGGGTTTGAACCGGCTGAAGCCAGTGGTACATCGGGGAAATATCGAGTTCTCTATTTTCCAGAACTATCGACTGATGTCCAAGACTTAATCACAGATTTCAGTTTCCTCGAAATAGACAACACCATCCAGGAGCTTTACCCGGAGGTGTACTCTATCACATTTGCCGTCAGTCATGACTTATTTGGGGAATCGCGACCTGTTGAAGCGATGGATCTGCCTGAAGAACTGCAAGAACTGGGGGCAGTATTCGACGAATGGTTGGGGGATTATCTGCATGAAACCGAAACCCGGATCAGAGGGTCAAAACTGGGGGGGTATGTGGACTTGCATTCCGATACGGATGAAATTGCTGAATCCGCCAATGGCAGATTACTGCTGGAACTGGTGCATCCGTCTTGCTGCGACGATTCTTTTCTGTTTTTCATCCCCGACGATCAACTGCGCGATCGCGATTTTAGCCAAGTCGAGTTTTATTTCGTGTGTGATTAACCGATGCAAGACTGTTTGTTACCCATAATAGGCATCAGTCCGTTGATAATCGCAGGGGCGATCGCTTTTGTGTGCAGCCAATCCTTGTTATCTGTGTTGGTGGTGCTGGTAGGGGCGATCGCGGGGGCAATCCTGGTTGTACCGTCTGGAATCTTTTGGTTACAGATGTTGCACCGTAACTGGATCGAATCACAAGCCGCAGGATTTATCTTTGTCCCCATCATTCTGCCAGTTTATGGCTATCTCGGTGCGGTTGCCGGAGCGAGTCTGGTCGCGATCCTGTACGGTTACCACGAGAACGATTTGCCAATATTTGTGTTTCAGGCGATCGCAAGTTGTTTCACTGTTGTGCTCAGTGGATTCATTCCGGCTGCGATCTCTGCCATTTCATCTTTTGTGCCATCAGTCCCTGAAGTGAACAAGGAAGTAAAAGGATTTGCTATTTTACTTATTTTTTCGATATGTGTTGGGCTAGCAAGTTCCTGGCTAGCAAGTCAGTTGGCGTATCTTTTTGTAATCCAGTTCGTTTAAGAACTGGCTAGTCTCAAAAGACAGTGGTTTCAATTATGCTGATACAGCTAACAAGTCGTTGGAGCGGCGATTTAAAGAGTATTCGCTTCGTTTGAGTCGTATTTGTCGGCGCTCAACTTGGTCGCTAAGAATCAAGAAAACCGAGCGCACATCAATTTCTCTACACTAAAATTGCAGCACAGCCTAAAATCTCCGGCTTCTCGTCACCAAAAAATACCAAAATATAGCCTTACTAAATCAAGCAGCGATTCTCGATCGCCATTACAACCCTTAAGTAGCACTCACCCGGTTAAATTGCTTCTGTTTTACAATCGAGATAGAAACTGGCGTAAATTAAAAGCGAAATATTGCCTTTATGTCCAAACCCAAACTTAGCGACGAAGAAATAACCCAACGTGGTAGAGAACTCTACGAAAACAGCATTCGTCAAAGAGTCGAAACACCAGAAAATATCGGCAAGATTATTTCTATTAACGTAGAAACCGGCGAATATGAACTAGGCGATGATTTACTTGTAACGAGCCTCAAAATACGAAATAAGCAAGAAGACGCAGCGCTTTGGTCGGAAAGAATTGGATTTAATGCTGTTTATGCGGTCGGTGGCACGTTATTCAGGATAGCAGAGTGATAAATGGAAGTGTTGTTGGACTTCAAGCTCAAATCGGTGTAATTTTTTGCCTCCCAGGAAGTCCAAGTTTAGAAATTAAGTGTGTCATTGATACGGGATTTGAAGGTTTTTTAACCTTACCTGCGGCTGCGGTGACAACACTTGGTTTGAGCTATGTTACCAGAATCAACGCCAATCTTGCTGATAATTCCAACGTTGCGACTGATGTATATTTAGCAACTATTTTATGGAATAATACGGAACGTGATGTACCAGTTTTAGCCATGGGTCGCCGTCCATTAGTTGGAACAGCACTACTTAAAGACTATCATCTTGGTGTTGATTTTCGTGATGGTGGCATTGTTAGCATCGAAGACATTTCTTAAAAGTGATTTATTAAAGTTGTGGTGTTTTTATTTCTCACCCCAAAATGAAGTGATAATAGGGGCAAATTCCGATGTATCGGTACTCGAAGCAGGCTGACAAATATACTTAGCACGATTTTCGATCGCCAATATTCTATCTGTATCCCGCACGTACAAAGGAACCATCATTTCCCGTTGTTCCAGCAATTCCTGCAACCCGATTTCCATTTCTCTTTGCTGATAAAACAAAGCACGCGCTGCTTTCTCAACAATCTGCGCTAACTCCGCACCAGTACAATTAACCGTTTGGTTGAGAATTATCCGCCATTCCTTTGGTGTCATCACATCGCCATTTTTATAACGCTCATCAAATCGAGCCAAATGCAACATCAAAATTTGCTTGCGCTCGATCGCTTGGGGAAATCCTACGTAAAAAATCTCGTCGAATCTTCCTACCCTGGTTAATTCCGGTGGTAAGGAATCGAGTCGATTCAAGGTTGCAACGACAAATACCATGCTGGTTTTATCCTGCAACCAAGTCAACAACGTCCCTAAAATTTGTCGGGAACCAATATCCTCCCCCGACTCGTTGGATGCAGCAAAAAGTTTATCCAACTCATCAAAATACAGCACTACAGGAGCGCAAGCTTCTACCCTTTCCAACAACTGTTTGAGATAAATTGCACCTCCAGCGACAACTGCTGCGGTATCAACGCGAATGAGAGGGAAAGTTAATATGCTGGCGATCGCACTCGCTGCGAGGGTTTTTCCCGTTCCCGGTGGTCCCACGAGCAAACAACCTTTGGGAAGGGGAATATTAGCAGTTCGTGCTTGGGGTAAAAAGTCGTATTTGACATTTTCGATATACTGTTTGAGTAAATCTAAACCACCAAAATCCGGAGCATTAGGTAAGCCAACAAAATTAAGATTGAAAGAACGAAAATGATTGATTTTATATTCAAGTAACTGTTTAGCGAGAATATTAATTGTAGGCTTATCCAAGGAATTTAACGATAGCTTTAACCCTAAACGAATTTCTTCTTGGGTCA
The Calothrix sp. 336/3 DNA segment above includes these coding regions:
- a CDS encoding clan AA aspartic protease, which gives rise to MINGSVVGLQAQIGVIFCLPGSPSLEIKCVIDTGFEGFLTLPAAAVTTLGLSYVTRINANLADNSNVATDVYLATILWNNTERDVPVLAMGRRPLVGTALLKDYHLGVDFRDGGIVSIEDIS
- a CDS encoding AAA family ATPase yields the protein MKTLSDLNLLMDSGVPIICINTQIQERINLLRKIYVECTARKNIPLYLWTTGWGCLKLILFRSNHKIDYVNLHTQYQTLFTSLDYLLDSQEPGVFLFENLLSANSADISKISSHLVNIYFELENNHTGKHLIIISNDDVQLPDNLSRLIPSISMPLPSRGEISDIVDDVLILYSDFDNSDNSILVNASSGLTQEEIRLGLKLSLNSLDKPTINILAKQLLEYKINHFRSFNLNFVGLPNAPDFGGLDLLKQYIENVKYDFLPQARTANIPLPKGCLLVGPPGTGKTLAASAIASILTFPLIRVDTAAVVAGGAIYLKQLLERVEACAPVVLYFDELDKLFAASNESGEDIGSRQILGTLLTWLQDKTSMVFVVATLNRLDSLPPELTRVGRFDEIFYVGFPQAIERKQILMLHLARFDERYKNGDVMTPKEWRIILNQTVNCTGAELAQIVEKAARALFYQQREMEIGLQELLEQREMMVPLYVRDTDRILAIENRAKYICQPASSTDTSEFAPIITSFWGEK
- a CDS encoding DUF1963 domain-containing protein; this encodes MVERTDGEIDVPADVPSESPTENHPLSPEIAPPAPQPSPPSLLRPPTIELLNQAISGQRPLPAIARTDLSHGKYPLGFTLRENQSCSLHIPLLRSLVCLEIVATFHRSTTSCLTFRFCVQETVTYSFDFYPHTAQLAVGQLFHLVLVLTSQQTMSVYVNNQLLPDTPQHTLSEPLDELVLGYDASAVELQMLRVFEPQRTEAPDPAINRAIALPPPVPTTVSAPDTSPETMDAPPFLRDLPAQFEPLRSLLAANLVPYIKIQAGTEVGSLDWLNGGTGDPLTVWQSKIGGNPYFPKDREYPTESDTGKAMPLLLQINCADVPPIAGFDFPQQGMLQFYLGFEPAEASGTSGKYRVLYFPELSTDVQDLITDFSFLEIDNTIQELYPEVYSITFAVSHDLFGESRPVEAMDLPEELQELGAVFDEWLGDYLHETETRIRGSKLGGYVDLHSDTDEIAESANGRLLLELVHPSCCDDSFLFFIPDDQLRDRDFSQVEFYFVCD